From Pseudodesulfovibrio nedwellii:
TACGGATATTTCAATCCGTATCTGGGATAATATTAAATCCAAACGATAAAAGCCGCCCTCCATTTGGAAGGCGGCTTTTTTATTCTCATCAATTTGTCATTTCAATTGTGTCGGATATTCTTTTTTTTCCCACGCAGCCCATCCACCTTTAAGAGCATAGACGTTCTTATAGCCAGCCTTGATCAATGCCTGCGCCGCCCGGGCGCTGGTGTATTCATTGTATCAGGCGCAATAAAGGACAATCGTCTTATCTTTAGGCATATCTGCCATCCATGAAGTATCATCATGCGGTTTACGGACAGCATTCTTAATCATGAACTCACTTTCGTCCCAGTCCCGACCACGACGGACATCAACGATCACCAATTCATCGGAGTCAATCATTTCTACCAGTTGCTCCACTTCCATACGGGGGGCACTGTCATCAGCTCTTGCGCTCGGCACAATTCCAACCGCACACACAACTCCCAACACTAAAGTCATTGTCATCAACATCATTTTTCGCTGAATCATACTTCCTGCCTTGTCCTGTCGCCACGTACGGCCTCCCGCAGGGCACGATTGCCACCATCACAAAATGACGGGGAGACTCTCACAATAGAATAAAATCAGGATCAGGATCAAGACAAACCGACAATAATACCATCAAAAAAAAGGCCGCTCCAAAGAGCAGCCTTTCATAAACTCAATATTACCTAATACTAGGGAAAAGTAATCTCGACTTGCTCACCGGAGCCTTCGCGCTCAACAATTTCGCCAATGCGATAGGCTTCAACATCATCGCGAGCGTCAAGTATCTCCATGGCCTTATCTGCACTGTCTGCTGCAAGGATGAGAATATACCCGATACCGCAGTTGAATATCTGCAACATTTCCGGCCAGGAGAGTCCGCCCTGATTCTTAAGCCAATCAAAAATCGGCAGCATGTCCCAGGAACCAAATTCTATGGCTGCCGTGACATCATCAGGCAGAACACGGGGAATATTATCGTAGAATCCGCCACCCGTGACATGAACCATTCCCTTGATGGTCAAGGCCTCCATGACTTCAAGGACAGCCTTGACGTAAATTTTCGTCGGCTCAATGAGCACTTCGGCCACGGTCTTGTCCGTTCCGGGGAATGTGTCGTCCTGTTTGAGACCGGATTCGCCAAGAATCTTTCGAATCAAAGACCAACCATTGGAGTGGGCGCCCGTAGAACCGAGCCCGATGAGCACATCACCGGCCTTGACGTCCTTGCCGGTCACCATCTTGGGCGTATCCACCATGCCAACAGCAAAACCGGACAGGTCGTACTCGCCGTCAGGATAGAAACCGGGCATTTCAGCGGTTTCACCGCCAAGAAGTGCGCACGCTGACTGGCGACATCCTTCACACACGCCAGAAACGACCTGTGCGGCAACACCAGATTCCAGTTTGCCTGTGGCAAAATAGTCAAGGAAAAACAGCGGGTTCGCCCCTTGGACAAGCACATCGTTAACCGACATGGCAACCAGATCAATACCCACGGTGTCATGCTTATCAAACATGAAAGCAAGCTTGAGCTTGGTGCCCACGCCGTCAGCCCCGGCCACAAGCATGGGAGCTTCCATGCCGGAAATTTCTGGCTTGAACAGACCGCCGAAGCCGCCGATGTCCGTTGCCACGCCGGGCGTGAAGGTGGATTTCACCATATCTTTAATGCGACCGACAAATTCATTGCCTGCCTCGATGTTCACACCGGCTGCGGTGTATGCCTGGGAACGTTTGGCGCTATCGCTCATATATTTCTCCTAACAAGCGTTCAAGATGGAGCTTCTATAGATGGTTGCTCGCTCAAGTTCAAGGAGAGAATGGACGGCCCGCCAATTGCATTGCCATAATTACGGCCTGCGCGTATATAAACAATAAGAAAGAACACCGTCTGTCATGGAGGAAACCATGCGCCATTTCAGTACCATAGCCGTCGCAATCCTGACCGTCCTGGTTTTGACGATCACTCCGGCATTGGCCCAGAATAAATTCAAAAACGAAGACTCTGCCCAAAACAGACAAGACAATGCATTCGGAACCCGTCAGATTGAAGACGAAAAGCCCACGACCACTTTCGGCACCAATGAAGCCGGAGATAGCACTATCAGTTCCGACCCGCCCCAAAAGGAAGAAACAGACTGGTACGACCGGGAAACCGTGATAACACCATGGGGCGTCTCATCCAAACCCGCCAACTCAAATTCTACCACGACTACCACCGAAGAATTTGTTGACGAGGATGGCAAAAAAACCACCCGAACGACAACGACTAAGACAAAAAAAGACTGAGTTCATTCTCGGCCCATGACGAACACACACCCTTCTGGTAATATACCGCCAGGAGGGTTTTCCCATGATTGAAGCGAGACTTTGGGAATCAATTGGACGCGACACGATTTCCTGCCGATTATGCAACCACTACTGTCCGATCAAGCCCGGTAAGCGGGGACGATGCGGTGTGCGTGAAAACCGTAACGGCACACTCTATTCGCTAAATTACGACAAAATAGCCGTTCAAAACCTTGATCCCGTAGAAAAAAAGCCACTCTATCATTTCCAACCGGGGACACGCACATATTCAATAGCCACCATGGGCTGCAATCTACGCTGTTCATTCTGCCAGAATTGGTCGTTGTCTCAACCGCCACACGAAAACGGTATCATTGAAGGTCATGCAGTGACACCGCAACAATTGGTGGACGATGCCATCAGACGGGGGGCAGCATCCATTTCCTATACATACTCCGAGCCAACCATCTTTTTCGAATTGATGCAGGATACAGCCACTCTCGCCAAAGAGCGTGGCCTAAAAAATATTATGGTGTCCAATGGATTCATGAGCACGGAATGTCTCGATGAACTGGCACCTATTGTTGACGCCATCAACGTGGACTTGAAATGCTTCACCGAAGATTTTTACAAAGAAATATCTGGCGCACGCCTGAAACCTGTGCTGAACAACCTCATAAAAATCAAACAGGAACTCAAGTGGTGGCTCGAAGTCACGACCTTGCTCATCCCCGGCCACAATGATTCTCCGGCTGAATTGAACCAACTGACAGAATTTATTGCCAAGGAACTCGGCACAGATACGCCATGGCACATCTCCCGCTTCCACCCGGACTACAAAATGACCAATTCAGGAGTTACTCCCGGAGACGCTCTGGAAACCGCATATGATATCGGCAAGTCAAAAGGGCTTAAATACGTATACATCGGCAACATGCCGGGACTTGATAGGCAAACGACCTTCTGCCCCGGCTGTAACGCCCAACTCATCGACCGTTCCGGATTTTCCCTGCAACGCTCAGGAATCAAGGACGGCCAGTGTACAAAATGCGGCGAAACCATCCATGGCATAAATATTGGATAGTCGGGCTTGCCAAGAGCGAACATATGCAGTAGGTATGCATCCCTCCACGGCGCAGTTGTTTGTTTTTGGTTTTTTGTCAGAGTGCGAGAATCTCCATCTGACACAATGCAGTGAGAATTGAATCTCCGCATATCCCAATATGCCAAGATTCGCCTTTCACAACAACGCAGCCAGAGCGTAAGCTCTTTGTGACTTGTCAGATTCGTGAGGATTTTCTCTGGCAAGGCACAAGAAAAAGGCATGATCGTCGCGTATTTTATACGCAAGGGTCCGACTTTTTTCGCAGCAACGAAGCCAGTGGAAATCTTCACGAATCTGACGGGGCGTGGCGCAGTCTGGTAGCGCGCCTGCTTTGGGAGCAGGATGCCGGGAGTTCAAATCTCTTCGCCCCGACCAGTGATATTAACAGCCTTGATTCTTGGTACTTTACCGAGAATCAAGGCTTTTATTTTGAACGTTATTCCAATCAATTGTTACAGTGAAAACTTGGAAACGACGCACAGACATATCCGCCTTTATCGCCGTGGCCCCACCGACTATCACCGCGCATGTTCTCAGGAGCTGAATCGCCATGGACTTCGGCTAAATGGATGTAGTTTTGTGGAGTCCATTCTATACTGTACCTTTCGTGTTCCAAACATATTATAGCAGCCTGTCTGGCAACGCATCTGTTCATATAAGTTGGCAGCATTAAATCCAATAGAAGTCTACGCCAACTGAACACTCTACTTAGGTCCTGAGCGCCCATGTCGGATAGAGGAAGGCCTTGATTGACAAAATGTCCATCAAGGTCATTGTCTTTGTCTAACAAGAGCTTGTCATACAGTGAAACTCTCCACCATGCTGCTATAGTGAGATTCCTTTAATTAATGACATATGACTAGATAGATGGAGTGAGACTCACTGTAGATTTTGTTAACAGCAGCCTTCAAATATCATAACCAGTTTGTTTTACGCATAAGAAGTGGGTTCAGTGTATTGGCACAATGAGTCAGAATGAACACCAAATATCCCACGTGTGTCCTATTATTATAAAGGTTAGGGCTGTGAGACCATTCTGAGCATGACGTCAATGGGCAAATTGCTATCGTTACCGGTCTGCTGGGAGCATAAAGCTGCTGAAGTACAACAGCGCATTATCCACAGAATAACATTTCGGTTTGTTTAACTTTTATATGTTGACACATAAGATAATAGACCCATAGGTTAAAGATTATTAAATTTCAAACAGTTGTTCTATTGTTAGTCTTTATTAGGAGGACGCAATGCCTGATTCCAATGATGCGGTATTAAAGGTTGTGATCCCAGATGCTGGTCAGACCCGGACGTACACGCTCTCTTCAGGTGTTCCTGTTCAATTTGACTTCAACACCGACAACGCGATCTTTGCCAGTAGAAACGGCAATCTTGAAATAACCATAGAAGGCGACGGAACCGTTATCCTCGTAGGGTACAAGACTCTGGTCGATTCCGGGAGCCTGCCCATTTTCAAAGCCATGGGCGGCGAAGAAGTGGCTGGCGACGTCTATCTCTTCGCTTTTAAAAATAGAGACGCAAACGCGGAAGACGAAATGGAAACCGCTGCGAGTAAGTATTTCGACGACCCCGGCGATTTAGCAGAAGGCGTTGATAATCTGAGCCAATCAGGAATTATAGGCACCCAAACTGACTCTTTTGCAACCATACACCCCCAAACAACAATAGCAGATTTTTCCAACCAACCCGCTATGGGCATGAGCAATGTGCCCACGGATCCAACCTCCATCGTGATCAATAACGGCGATACCGCCTCGGGTGACGTGCATGAGGATGGTGTGATCATAGCTAACGGCACCCTGTCTCTATTCGACAAAGGCGGAGACGGCGCATGGTCCGACACGGTTAACAATGAAACTACGAACAATCTTGGTTCCCTGCATCTGAATACAGCTACCGGTGAATGGACTTACATGGTTGCCAATGCCGATATCCAGCACCTAGGCACCAAAACCCGAATCGAAAAGTTCAAGGTCTATACGGAGGACGGCCAAGACGAGCAGGTCATTTCTGTTGCTATCCACGGGAGCAATGATGCCCCGACCGTCACGGTTGGAGGGGCTGGTAATGCCAACTTCATCGAAGACGGTTACGCTCTTGATGGTGTGACCACCGTCGGAACGGATCCGGTTTCCATTCTCGGTGGCAAGTCGCTCGTTTTTGATGATGTGGATGATTTACCCGAAGTCATGACTGTGACCATTCAAAACATCGATTTCGTCTCTGGCGATACATTCGATGTGAATGATGTGAATACAAACCTGTTTACCGTTAACGTAGATAACACCACCGGAACAGCCATCATCAGCACCACGCATGCCGCGGACTATGAATTCAGCGATCTGCAGGACGCAGTAGACGCTGTCACCTTTTCGGTGGCAGGTGATAAGGTCATTGATGGAAACCGTTCCATCAGCATCACCATTGCAGATGACGAGAGACCAAACAACGCCCTCAATGTTGAATTAGTCAATATCGACATCGAAGGCACCAATGATCTGCCCAACGCCATCGACTACAGCAACAACGAAATCATTATCTCCTCCACAATAGTAGATAACGTGCTTAATGCCTTCAGCGAATTTGCAAACATGTCGACACATGAAGTCAACAACATCAAACTCACCGCCATAAGCCGCATACCAAGTTGGACACACGCACCTGAAATGGATGGAACTGCATATTTTACTCATAATCAAGGCTCCTATACTAACGGGAAACCATATGACTATATTGGCGTGGGGTATGATGGTGATGTGGCACATGGTGATGCCTTTTCATATCAGGATTGGACCCCAATAGAGGGTTTTGACCAACAAGACGGGATTCTTATCGAATTCACGGATTATGGCAAAGAGACTGCCACTATCAGTATAAACGGATCGTATATTTCGGGTCATGTTGAACTGCGTATCAATGGCACTGACTGTGGAACCATTACCCATTCGAGCAGAAACCTCGTTTTTAATGCGTCTGATTACAATGTTGAATCAATCAATTCTATTGAACTCATATGTTGCAGTCCATATTATGAAGACTTTGTTACATATGTACCTTACTTCAATGTAGAGGGCATAAAAGTTGATGCCCTACAACCGGTCCTAAGTGCTTCGAGCGTCAACGGCGATGTTCTAACTAACGACTTCGACATCGACGATGACGTTCTGAACGTGACCCTTGTAAACGGAACTGCGATTGACCAAACTGACGGCGTTGACACCAACATCCTCGGCACTTACGGCAACCTGCACATCGACGCAGACGGCGAGTATTCCTACGTCATGCACAATGGATGGGAAAACCTCACCTCCAGTGTAACCGAAAGCTTTCAATACACCATATCCGACGGCAACGGTGGTACCGATGTGGCAACTTTGGAATTCCCTATCCATGTAGAAGCCAATAAGATCACCGAGATGGATACAAACTCCGCCAACGCAATGACCGGTACCGACGGTGAGGACCTTATCTATATAGCGGATACCGCCTCCATAGTAACCTTGGGTGAAGGGTCTGACACCGTCATCGTGAATGATGATTACATCAACGGCACCACGCAGGATGTCACCATCACCGATTTCAACACCGACGACACCATGGTTCTGAATGACCTCATTGACCAGACCGTGACCTTTGCGGAAGCCGACAATGGCAATGATCTGATGATCAGCATCTCTGATGCGGATGGTGCTGAAATCAACGAAGTGGTCATCACTTTGGATAATGTCACTTTGAATGGCGCGACTCCGATAGATATAGCAGATCACTCCATAGATATCAGTAGCAACCATGAATCTCTGGATTCCCTAATCCAGATGATTATCGAATCCCCGGAACACAATAACTAAAAAATGACCAACAAAAAAACCACCCAAATCATACAGGCAGAGGCCGT
This genomic window contains:
- a CDS encoding rhodanese-related (seleno)protein → MLMTMTLVLGVVCAVGIVPSARADDSAPRMEVEQLVEMIDSDELVIVDVRRGRDWDESEFMIKNAVRKPHDDTSWMADMPKDKTIVLYCAUYNEYTSARAAQALIKAGYKNVYALKGGWAAWEKKEYPTQLK
- the purM gene encoding phosphoribosylformylglycinamidine cyclo-ligase is translated as MSDSAKRSQAYTAAGVNIEAGNEFVGRIKDMVKSTFTPGVATDIGGFGGLFKPEISGMEAPMLVAGADGVGTKLKLAFMFDKHDTVGIDLVAMSVNDVLVQGANPLFFLDYFATGKLESGVAAQVVSGVCEGCRQSACALLGGETAEMPGFYPDGEYDLSGFAVGMVDTPKMVTGKDVKAGDVLIGLGSTGAHSNGWSLIRKILGESGLKQDDTFPGTDKTVAEVLIEPTKIYVKAVLEVMEALTIKGMVHVTGGGFYDNIPRVLPDDVTAAIEFGSWDMLPIFDWLKNQGGLSWPEMLQIFNCGIGYILILAADSADKAMEILDARDDVEAYRIGEIVEREGSGEQVEITFP
- the amrS gene encoding AmmeMemoRadiSam system radical SAM enzyme produces the protein MIEARLWESIGRDTISCRLCNHYCPIKPGKRGRCGVRENRNGTLYSLNYDKIAVQNLDPVEKKPLYHFQPGTRTYSIATMGCNLRCSFCQNWSLSQPPHENGIIEGHAVTPQQLVDDAIRRGAASISYTYSEPTIFFELMQDTATLAKERGLKNIMVSNGFMSTECLDELAPIVDAINVDLKCFTEDFYKEISGARLKPVLNNLIKIKQELKWWLEVTTLLIPGHNDSPAELNQLTEFIAKELGTDTPWHISRFHPDYKMTNSGVTPGDALETAYDIGKSKGLKYVYIGNMPGLDRQTTFCPGCNAQLIDRSGFSLQRSGIKDGQCTKCGETIHGINIG
- a CDS encoding VCBS domain-containing protein translates to MPDSNDAVLKVVIPDAGQTRTYTLSSGVPVQFDFNTDNAIFASRNGNLEITIEGDGTVILVGYKTLVDSGSLPIFKAMGGEEVAGDVYLFAFKNRDANAEDEMETAASKYFDDPGDLAEGVDNLSQSGIIGTQTDSFATIHPQTTIADFSNQPAMGMSNVPTDPTSIVINNGDTASGDVHEDGVIIANGTLSLFDKGGDGAWSDTVNNETTNNLGSLHLNTATGEWTYMVANADIQHLGTKTRIEKFKVYTEDGQDEQVISVAIHGSNDAPTVTVGGAGNANFIEDGYALDGVTTVGTDPVSILGGKSLVFDDVDDLPEVMTVTIQNIDFVSGDTFDVNDVNTNLFTVNVDNTTGTAIISTTHAADYEFSDLQDAVDAVTFSVAGDKVIDGNRSISITIADDERPNNALNVELVNIDIEGTNDLPNAIDYSNNEIIISSTIVDNVLNAFSEFANMSTHEVNNIKLTAISRIPSWTHAPEMDGTAYFTHNQGSYTNGKPYDYIGVGYDGDVAHGDAFSYQDWTPIEGFDQQDGILIEFTDYGKETATISINGSYISGHVELRINGTDCGTITHSSRNLVFNASDYNVESINSIELICCSPYYEDFVTYVPYFNVEGIKVDALQPVLSASSVNGDVLTNDFDIDDDVLNVTLVNGTAIDQTDGVDTNILGTYGNLHIDADGEYSYVMHNGWENLTSSVTESFQYTISDGNGGTDVATLEFPIHVEANKITEMDTNSANAMTGTDGEDLIYIADTASIVTLGEGSDTVIVNDDYINGTTQDVTITDFNTDDTMVLNDLIDQTVTFAEADNGNDLMISISDADGAEINEVVITLDNVTLNGATPIDIADHSIDISSNHESLDSLIQMIIESPEHNN